The following proteins are co-located in the Candidatus Cloacimonadota bacterium genome:
- a CDS encoding 2-oxoacid:ferredoxin oxidoreductase subunit gamma produces the protein MKTNSYEIRLSGSGGQGLILAGIILARAAVLDKRRVTQTQSYGPESRGGSSRADVIISDEEIYFPEATNFDCLLALTQEACDKYLFDLRERGILIIDTTYVKNLALAAENTYELNFTEIAIEKLGSPITTNILSLAFLVKVTGIVKEASLKQSISETVKPAFVDLNLKAMELGFELAKNYGK, from the coding sequence GCTTTCCGGAAGCGGCGGACAGGGACTTATCCTGGCGGGAATCATCCTCGCCCGCGCCGCCGTGCTGGACAAGCGCCGCGTTACCCAAACCCAGAGCTATGGCCCGGAATCCCGCGGCGGCTCTTCCCGCGCCGACGTGATCATCAGCGACGAGGAGATATATTTCCCCGAAGCCACGAACTTCGACTGCCTCCTGGCCCTCACCCAGGAAGCTTGCGACAAGTATCTCTTCGATCTCCGCGAAAGAGGCATCCTCATCATCGACACTACCTACGTAAAAAACCTCGCTCTCGCCGCGGAGAACACTTATGAGCTGAACTTCACCGAAATCGCCATCGAGAAACTCGGCAGCCCCATCACCACGAACATCCTCTCCCTCGCTTTCCTGGTGAAGGTCACCGGAATCGTGAAGGAGGCCTCGCTGAAGCAATCCATCTCCGAAACCGTGAAACCAGCCTTTGTGGACCTGAACCTCAAGGCAATGGAACTCGGCTTCGAACTGGCCAAAAACTACGGGAAATGA
- the mce gene encoding methylmalonyl-CoA epimerase — protein sequence MIKHISHIGIAVKDLEEGIAFYEKLGLTLEGTEEVASQKVKVAFFPCGDTRIELLAPTSEDSPIAKFLEKKGEGIQHIAFAVDDLPKELQKAEENGIRLIDKEPRPGAHHADIAFLHPKSTLGVLIEFCQEAEHKEEK from the coding sequence ATGATCAAACACATTTCCCATATCGGCATCGCGGTGAAGGACCTGGAAGAAGGCATCGCCTTCTACGAAAAGCTGGGCCTCACCCTCGAAGGCACCGAGGAAGTGGCTTCCCAAAAGGTGAAAGTGGCTTTCTTTCCCTGCGGCGACACCCGCATCGAACTGCTTGCCCCCACCTCCGAAGACAGCCCCATCGCCAAATTCCTGGAGAAAAAAGGCGAGGGAATCCAACACATCGCCTTCGCTGTGGACGACCTGCCCAAAGAGCTACAGAAAGCGGAAGAGAACGGCATCCGCCTCATCGACAAGGAACCCCGCCCCGGGGCCCATCATGCCGACATCGCCTTCCTGCATCCCAAATCCACCCTCGGCGTGCTGATCGAATTCTGCCAGGAAGCAGAGCACAAAGAAGAAAAGTAA